Part of the Lolium rigidum isolate FL_2022 chromosome 6, APGP_CSIRO_Lrig_0.1, whole genome shotgun sequence genome, ACTTATCGTGTTGGTGCCACTGCCCTTTTGATTCACCAACTTCAGAAGTAGCAGCACAAACACGTCGAGCGACGGCCATGTGGGGCGGCACGGATGCCGGAAAGCTTGGAACATAGGTTGACCGAGGAGCCGACGGAGTGAGGCGACGGGGGAGGCGGCCAGAttaggctgtggcggcggcgatGGGTGCCGCACGCCCGCGCCGCAGGCTGTTGACATCCTCCCCGTAGATCACGAGATCGTCGGGAGGGTCGGCGGCGGCAACAGTCAAGACTCAAGAGCGGTCGAGTGGGTCGTGGAATCCACGAAGGGGAGCAGGATTTCTAGGGGGGGCGAGGGTTTCAGGTATTGGGTTTCCGTTCCTGTCACACGAGATAGTTGGGCTTGGCCCAGTTGGCCGCGTGCGGGACGACGGAATCGATCGACGAAACGAAACGATTTGCGGACGAAGGACCAGACGCGACGACGAAAGGGTAAGacgtattggcagaataaggaacacgtTCCTTCTTTTTAGGTAGTGTAGAAATGAGTTATCTTTCTCTCCTGACGTAAGCACCGGTGTGTCCGCGACGCGCTTAAGAACGGGGCATGGGAGAAGGATCCGTCGCTGCGGCCTTGTTAGATTCTTTCGTCACGCTCCACGCCTTGATGGCTCTTGCGCAGCTCTCTCGAGATGTGGGTGATAAGTTTACTTGGAAGTTCTCTAGCAATGGCATCTATTCGGCGTATCGCCATCAgtttgcgggtgcggtagatttcCCTTTCGTCCCCCCTCATCTGGAAATCAGGGGCCACCCTGCGATGCCATTTTTTCATTTGGCTTTTTGTCTAGAACCGTTTGATGACGGCCAACAGGTTACTTACTCGGGAGTGGCCCAATGGCTACATTTGCCCCCTTTGCATGCGAAACTTGGAAACTAGCTTGCATCTCTTCATCGACTGCCTGGCAGCCTGCACTCGCGTTGGATATGGAAACGGGTGGTGGCTTATCTCAGGATAACACAACACATCCAGCAGTAACACATGGTTGCTTAGCGGTTAGCGGTACACCATGAATTCATCCTAGTAACTTGCTGAGAATAAAGCAATGGTCCTACTAACTATTCATGCTCTCTCTTTGTTCCCAGATGCCTATAGATTTAGCTATATTATCATGCTCTTAATATAGCTACTGCCATGCATTCATACTCTGATTGTTTATTTTAAATATTCTCATCAAGCATCCTCATGATTATAGTCTGATTGTTTATTCTAAATATTCTCAGAAGAGATAGCACAACAGGTGAATGGCCAAGGAGTATCATCTTGTTTCGCGTGTGTAGGTGCTTATAAAAGATAATGTCACTATGTCAGCATGTTCCCCTTTCACATGTCCAAAAACACAGCTCAAGTTTAGTGAAAGTATTTGGTTCTGATCAGGCTGACACTATGTTGAAAAAACAGTCTGACCCGACGACATTCGACCGGAAAAAGCATGTCTTGTATGGCTCTGATGCTGCAAAGCATAATTAGAGAAATAGTAGAAACAAGGGATTAGTCCCATGCATACTGAAGTTTATAATAAAGTGAAAGTGAAAGTGTCCAATAGATTTTTCTAGAATATAGAGCTCCATTTTTAGGTTTGGCTCATGTGCGCCCAATTGCGGGAGACAGCTTTGAATTTTAGATTTGTGCATCTAATATCAACGACGGAAATCTGACTTTCAGCCACAGGCGTTGATCTTAAATCACATAATAACCATCAACTAGCTGGCAACAAAACTAAGTAACTGTCATGTCATAACTATTTGTTTTTTGATACTCTGAACGACTTGAGTAGATGATCTCGTATTTGCAAGGACCCTCTAGCTAGTTGTTCAAAAACTGCAGATCTATGTAAAAGAGcaaacatacattagcgatcggtGTCAAAGAATGTTTTAAGCATTTTTAAGGGATATAACAATGGTAAGCTATTACAAATTAGAGTGTTATTAATGTGCATAAGCAGAAGCATCTGCATCCATGGCACTGCGATTATATATATCTAAAAAAGTAATAGGAGATACTGGTGAGTCCAGACATCACTTGGACCATAGCCCCATGAATTGCAGTTCACCTACAAGTTGAAATAGGTACATAGGTGACTTTCCATAACTTATCTCGGCCTTAATTTCTTGCGTGGCTAACCTATCAGTTTGAATGGATCAGGTCAGCCAATTCGCCCTGGCAATCTGAGATTAATGGCCATGCTCGATGCTAGTAGAAGTTGTTATAGGACTCATAGGTGTCGCCGTACTTCCAGTATGCCGGCACCACGTTGTCCGCTTCGATGGACTTCCCATCGTCCGTCTGCACCTTGAAGGACAGACTCTGGCCGGTGAGGTAGGCGCCGTTCTGCCAGTTAGCACCCCAGTTGCGGCTCATGGTTGTCCAGTCGGTGGTGGAATCCTTCACCGACACCGCCGACACGGCGCCGCTTCCGCCAACGTTGGTGACGAGAACGTTATCGAAGTAGTCGTGTCCGGTGATGGTGAAGCGGATGCCCCCGGTCCTCCTGCACGTCGTCCTGGCGTAGTTGACGGGGACGATGCCGGCCCTGTACTGCGCGATGGACTCCCACGCGGGCTCCGACATGTCGAAGTGCTGCCGCGGCGAGTTGCACCAGCCGCCGGCGTCGCTGGGCTTGCTGTTGTCCGGCGGGCAGAAGTTGGTGGCCGTGACGGTGATGGACGTCCCGGGCTTGCAGTCTTTCGTGCGTGAGGCATCGCAGGTGATCGCGTAGCACGCGCCGCAGGACTTGCCGTCGCCCCACAGCGTCGTGCTCAACGCTGTGGAGTTTGTCCCGTACCCGTCGTTGTACAGGTTGTCGTACCCGCACGCCCCATCTACATATATATGCAAGAGAAGAAACAAATGTTAAGAATTCATGCATTCGGCAGTGCTCGAAAGAAAACCGTTATTTGGTAGAAAAAAACTGGCAAAGATCTGTGCATAATGAGGTTACACATACTCATTGTGCCGGACGCGTCGCCCCCGCCATAGAAGGTCGCAGTGGCGGGCGTCCAGTACTGCTGAGCCACTGAACCCCCGAGCTGTGACACGCACAAGCCCAGAAACAATGCCAGGATCGCGACCTTCTCCATGTCACCGAAACTAACTCTGCTGCAGTGGGTGCTTATCTGATCTAACTTCAACTCTGCTGCATACTGAAAGCCTTGCGTGTGTTCTCTGGTACTTATAAGCAACAGCCGGCGAGCTGATTGGAATTCTGTTTATGTGCATCACATCAACGGGGATCGTTGACGAGGATCATGCATGTACACACTGGGCATGTGCCTTCTTTGTTCCTTGGACTAATCATGGGCATAAGTGGCAGATCACACACATGCATTATGCACCTAGTAGCTGGTGGCAAATAATACCATAAATTAGAGGATGGTGAATCTCTGGGATATGGCATGATTTAATCCTGTCCGTTCAGACTATGTTCTTCCTTGGAAACGAGTTTTAGCTCTTGCGATCGGTCTGTGATCATGAGAGCGGCAATGCATTCTCCATATAATAGAATTTGATCCGTCCGTGACGGCTGTTATTTCTGTCCTCGCAGATTCTGGACCTACATCTCTGAAAAGGGACAAGATAGGCGATTTTGGGTTCGGTATGGCTTCGGTGCCGCCGTCGACGGCGTGCGGCGCCGGAGCGGGGACGGCGGTGGCCTCCGCAGGGGCGGGGTCTGGCTGCGGCAGGTTCTGGGCGTTAGCCGGTCTctcggacgacgacgaggagcagGGTGGTGCGGCCGCCAGCGGCGCGGAGGGCGAGTCGGGGTCTGATCTAGAGCAGGGGCTCTCGCCACGGCGCAGTCTGGCGGCGGCGACCTTGGGCGACTTCATCGCGAGGGCGGCGGAGCTCGGGGGCTCCCTCCGTCACCGGCGGCGTGCTGCCTTTGCTCCCGGCGGGAGAGGGTCGCGGTTCCTCTGCTCCGCTCCTCCGCGTTTCCGCAGGTTGGGGGATGGCCGTCGGAGTGGTGCTCTGAGCGGGGCAGGCGAGGTCCGGTGCGCTGGGTCGGCGCCTGCGGTGGTACGGTCGTGCGCTGCGCCGACGACCTCGTCGGTGTCCCCCCCGGCAGATCCGGAGACGAGCGAGACGGGGGATTTCGAACGGAGGAGCGGGCTGCGGGGGGACAGGTGGGACCCGCTGTCCCAGGGTGACGTGTCCTCCACTCCCAATGGGCTAGAGGGTGGTGGACTTCTTTCGGCGGGCCTGGTGACtgattgggccagcccacctgacGGGACAGGTGTTGGTCTCCTGCGGCCTGATCCGCTGGGCCGTCCTAGCAGGCCTCCAGGCCCAAGCACGTTCCCCCGTTTTAGGTGGCTCTGGCTCCGGTCGGGCTGCACCGAGCCAGAGCTAGGTTTCCCTGCTAGGCCATCTGAAGTGCGGCGGCGGCTCTCGGATCCTTCTGCGCCGCGCCATCGTCTCCTTCGCCGCGTCCCTGATCCGACGCCGTTGACTCGCTCCTTCGCGACCGCGGTCATGGCGGGCGGCTTCGACGAGGGGCGCAAGCGCCGTTTCGACGAGGGTTCGGGGCCGCGTCGGCATGATGCGGGCGGGCGCGCAACTGGCGGTCGCCaggatggtggcggcgggggGCGGCTTGAGGGCGAAGGCGGCGGGGGTCGGCAGGATGGTGGTGCTGGAGGGGGGCGTCAAGGTGGAGGGCGCcaagatggtggtggagggggCTGGCAAGATGGAGGCAGCGGAGGTGGTGGTCGGCTTGAAGGTGGAGGCGGGCGGcctgagggcggcggcggcggacgccagGACGGGGGCGGCTACCGCTATCTCGACGGCCCCGGTCGCCAAGACGGCTGGCAGGAGGGTGGTGCTGGCGGGTTCGACCGCGGCCGGGGCGACTTCGGCTCCTTCGGAGCTCCGCCTCCTTGGTGGGAGGAGCAACGCTGGAGGGAGGAGGCCTTGGCCAACCGCCGCTCCGACGGCAACTCGAGCAGGGGCTCGGGGCAGCCAGGTCAGGGTGAGCGGGGCAACTCGCGCGGGCAGCAGCAGCAGAAGAACAAGGGCAAGAAGGTGGCCGGTGGCGCTTCCGGGGATGGACAGCCGCCAGCCAAAGGCAAAGCCAAGCAAGCCCCCGCCCGGACAGGGGCTCCGGCGGCGGGCGAGTGCTTCAAGTGCGGACGCGAGGGTCACTACCAATCTGACTGCTCCTTTGACCCTCTCTGCGTCGTGTGCTCCGGGGAGGGGCACTCGTCCGCGAACTGCCCGTCCAGGGGTAAGGGGTTGCGGCTGGAGACCATGGGGCATGCCATCACTGGTGGCGGCTTCTACAACATAGATGTGGAGCCGCTGCGGGGAGGCAGGGGCAATGGCGAGGTCTTTGCGGCGGTCATCAAGTTCAGCTCAGCCCCGCTTTCTGAGGATCAACTGTCTGATGAGCTGAAACACCTGGTGGACGATCTGTGGGACTGGCAGGTTCGCAAGCTCTCCGACTCGGAGTTCTCCGTGGTCTTCCCCACTCGGCAGACCTTGAAGCTCAGCACTGGGAGCGGGAAGCTGTTCCTCCCTCTGAGCAGGACCGATACTGAGATTCGGGAAGCTTTCCTCGCGCCGAGGCCGAGTCTCATCCTCCCTTCCACTTGGGTCCGCCTCACAGGGGTGCCGGAGGACCTGTTGGTTAGGG contains:
- the LOC124663251 gene encoding expansin-A9-like, producing the protein MEKVAILALFLGLCVSQLGGSVAQQYWTPATATFYGGGDASGTMNGACGYDNLYNDGYGTNSTALSTTLWGDGKSCGACYAITCDASRTKDCKPGTSITVTATNFCPPDNSKPSDAGGWCNSPRQHFDMSEPAWESIAQYRAGIVPVNYARTTCRRTGGIRFTITGHDYFDNVLVTNVGGSGAVSAVSVKDSTTDWTTMSRNWGANWQNGAYLTGQSLSFKVQTDDGKSIEADNVVPAYWKYGDTYESYNNFY